A part of Rhinoderma darwinii isolate aRhiDar2 chromosome 1, aRhiDar2.hap1, whole genome shotgun sequence genomic DNA contains:
- the SLC12A6 gene encoding solute carrier family 12 member 6 isoform X2 yields the protein MPPKMASVRFTVTPTKIDDLGTISDTSPDLSSSSRVRFSSRESVRDASRSDAYSDSSLATTAVDPTSDRTTNPMDSGEDRSQTSVTEENSKLLEIDRWKNSTPYQNHSEEGEDSYDRNLALFEEEMDTRPKVSSLLNRLANYTNLPQGAREHEEESEGKKKPMKAPRMGTIMGVYLPCLQNIFGVILFLRLPWVVGTAGILHSFSIVFACCCCTMLTAISMSAIATNGVVPAGGSYFMISRALGPEFGGAVGLCFYLGTTFATAMYILGAIEIFLVYIAPQAVIFESEGVVENSAAMLNNMRVYGTGFLLLMSIIVFVGVRYVNKLASVFLACVILSILAIYAGALKSAFAPPNFPVCLLGNRTLSRLEFSTCAKIKEMENTTSPSDLWDRFCHPPGFLNGTCDEYFAHNNVTEVQGIPGLSSGIIAENLWSNYLQKGDIIEKGSLPSSDSVGSPSSSYVLADITTSFTLLVGIFFPSVTGIMAGSNRSGDLKDAQKSIPIGTILAILTTSLVYLSNVLFFGACIDGVVLRDKFGDAVKGTLVVGALSWPSPWVIVIGSFFSTCGAGLQSLTGAPRLLQAIAKDGIIPFLRVFGHGKSNGEPTWALLLTAVIAELGILIASLDLVAPILSMFFLMCYLFVNLACGLQTLLRSPNWRPRFQYYHWTLSFLGMALCLALMFISSWYYAIISMVIAGMIYKYIEYHGPQLLVLVKLDSDLHVSQPRLLSFAYQLKAGKGLTIVGSVLLGDYLESYAEAMAAEQALKQLMEQERVKGFCQVVVAQKKREGLSHLIQSCGLGGMRHNTVIMGWPSGWRQSDDSRAWKTFITTVRICTAARQALLVAKNISLFPGSRETLAEGNIDVWWVVHDGGMLMLLPFLLKQHKVWRKCKMRIFTVAQMEDNSIQMKKDLATFLYHLRIQAEVEVVEMHDSDISAYTYERTLMMEQRSQMLRQMRLSKTDREREAQLVKDRNSMLHLTSVGSDDDDETDAIPDRVQMTWTKDKHQSVRVAQSKLMPSFQDLLSMRPDQSNVRRMHTAVKLNEVIVNKSHDAKLVLLNMPGPPRNSQGDENYMEFLEVLTEGLERVLLVRGGGTEVITIYS from the exons ATCGAAGTCAAACGTCAGTAACAGAGGAGAACAGCAAGTTGCTAG AGATTGATCGGTGGAAGAACTCCACTCCTTATCAGAATCACAGTGAAGAGGGAGAAGACTCGTATGACCGAAATCTGGCATTGTTTGAG GAGGAAATGGACACACGTCCCAAAGTCTCCTCTCTGCTTAATCGCTTAGCCAATTACACCAACCTCCCTCAGGGTGCAAGAGAACATGAAGAAGAGAGTGAGGGCAAAAAGAAGCCaatgaag GCACCTCGAATGGGCACAATTATGGGTGTTTACCTGCCTTGCCTGCAAAACATATTTGGAGTCATCCTTTTTCTTCGTCTCCCATGGGTAGTGGGTACTGCTGGCATCCTACATTCATTTTCTATTGTgtttgcctgctgctgctgt ACAATGCTCACAGCTATCTCTATGAGTGCAATTGCAACAAATGGGGTAGTACCAG ctgGAGGTTCATACTTTATGATTTCCCGGGCTCTTGGACCAGAATTTGGTGGAGCTGTTGGTCTTTGCTTCTATCTAGGTACAACTTTTGCTACAGCCATGTATATACTGGGAGCCATAGAGATATTCCTG GTGTACATTGCTCCACAGGCAGTCATTTTCGAAAGTGAAGGAGTGGTAGAGAACTCGGCTGCTATGCTGAATAACATGCGGGTTTATGGCACTGGATTTCTCCTTCTCATGTCTATTATTGTCTTCGTGGGTGTACGCTATGTGAACAAGCTGGCATCCGTGTTTCTGGCCTGTGTCATACTGTCTATACTGGCTATCTATGCAGGGGCACTGAAATCTGCCTTTGCACCTCCTAATTTCCC TGTTTGCTTGCTTGGAAACAGAACCCTCTCCAGGCTTGAGTTTAGCACTTGTGCCAAGATTAAGGAGATGGAGAATACAACATCCCCATCTGACTTGTGGGACCGTTTCTGTCACCCGCCTGGGTTCTTGAACGGGACATGTGATGAATATTTTGCCCACAATAATGTCACAGAAGTTCAGGGAATTCCAGGCTTGAGCAGTGGCATTATTGCTG AAAACCTTTGGAGCAATTATCTGCAGAAGGGAGATATTATAGAAAAAGGGTCTTTACCCTCATCAGATTCGGTGGGCTCTCCTTCCAGCAGTTATGTTCTGGCTGACATTACAACGTCTTTCACACTCCTTGTTGGCATCTTTTTCCCATCTGTTACAG GAATTATGGCCGGCTCTAACCGCTCTGGTGACCTCAAGGATGCTCAAAAATCCATTCCCATTGGCACCATCCTTGCAATACTTACAACTTCTTTAGTCT ATTTGAGTAATGTCCTTTTCTTTGGAGCCTGTATTGATGGAGTGGTACTCCGAGATAA GTTTGGAGATGCAGTAAAGGGAACCCTTGTGGTAGGTGCGCTCTCCTGGCCGTCACCATGGGTCATTGTGATTGGATCTTTTTTCTCGACGTGTGGAGCTGGACTGCAGAGTCTGACGGGGGCCCCTAGATTGTTGCAGGCTATTGCTAAGGATGGAATTATCCCCTTTCTGCGG GTGTTTGGACATGGAAAAAGTAACGGAGAACCTACTTGGGCATTGCTTCTCACTGCTGTGATTGCTGAGTTGGGAATCCTCATTGCCTCTTTGGATCTGGTAGCACCAATCTTATCAAT GTTTTTCCTCATGTGTTATCTTTTTGTAAACCTGGCTTGTGGATTACAGACCCTGCTTCGATCTCCTAACTGGCGTCCCCGCTTTCAGTATTACCACTG GACTTTATCTTTCTTGGGTATGGCACTTTGTCTGGCTCTGATGTTCATCTCCTCCTGGTATTATGCTATCATCTCCATGGTGATTGCAggaatgatctacaagtacatagAGTATCATGG ACCTCAGCTCCTTGTTTTGGTTAAGCTAGACTCTGATCTCCATGTGTCGCAGCCACGTCTGCTCTCTTTTGCCTATCAGTTGAAGGCTGGGAAAGGTTTAACCATTGTTGGATCGGTTTTGCTTGGAGATTACTTGGAGAGCTATGCTGAAGCAATGGCAGCCGAGCAG GCACTGAAGCAGCTAATGGAGCAGGAACGAGTGAAAGGCTTCTGCCAGGTGGTGGTCGCACAAAAGAAAAGAGAAGGTCTGTCCCACCTCATCCAGTCTTGTGGTCTTGGAGGAATGAGACACAACACCGTAATCATGGGCTGGCCAAGTGGGTGGAGGCAAAGTGATGACTCTCGGGCCTGGAAAACATTCATTA CCACCGTGCGTATCTGTACAGCTGCTCGCCAGGCTCTGCTTGTGGCGAAGAACATCTCTTTATTCCCCGGATCACGGGAGACTCTAGCAGAGGGTAACATCGATGTGTGGTGGGTTGTACATGATGGAGGAATGCTGATGCTGCTACCTTTCCTCTTGAAACAACACAAG GTGTGGCGCAAATGCAAGATGCGTATTTTCACTGTAGCCCAAATGGAAGATAACAGCATTCAAATGAAGAAAGACTTGGCCACCTTCCTCTACCACCTACGTATCCAGGCCGAAGTAGAGGTGGTGGAGATG CATGACAGTGATATTTCAGCATACACGTATGAGCGGACACTTATGATGGAACAAAGATCTCAGATGCTACGACAAATGCGACTTTCGAAAACTGATAGAGAACGAGAG GCCCAGTTAGTGAAGGATAGGAATTCCATGCTACATCTGACTAGTGTGGGCTCTGATGACGATGATGAAACAGATGCTATTCCAGACAGAGTACAAATGACGTGGACCAAGGATAAACACCAATCTGTGCGTGTAGCCCAAAGCAAGCTAATGCCAAGTTTCCAAGACTTGCTCAGCATGCGCCC GGATCAATCAAATGTCCGGCGCATGCATACTGCTGTGAAATTAAATGAGGTCATTGTCAACAAATCTCATGATGCTAAACTGGTATTGCTGAATATGCCAGGACCACCACGCAACTCTCAGGGGGATGAAAATT
- the SLC12A6 gene encoding solute carrier family 12 member 6 isoform X3 — translation MPHFTVTKVPDPEDETEAASSMSIREGGLWGADRSQTSVTEENSKLLEIDRWKNSTPYQNHSEEGEDSYDRNLALFEEEMDTRPKVSSLLNRLANYTNLPQGAREHEEESEGKKKPMKAPRMGTIMGVYLPCLQNIFGVILFLRLPWVVGTAGILHSFSIVFACCCCTMLTAISMSAIATNGVVPAGGSYFMISRALGPEFGGAVGLCFYLGTTFATAMYILGAIEIFLVYIAPQAVIFESEGVVENSAAMLNNMRVYGTGFLLLMSIIVFVGVRYVNKLASVFLACVILSILAIYAGALKSAFAPPNFPVCLLGNRTLSRLEFSTCAKIKEMENTTSPSDLWDRFCHPPGFLNGTCDEYFAHNNVTEVQGIPGLSSGIIAENLWSNYLQKGDIIEKGSLPSSDSVGSPSSSYVLADITTSFTLLVGIFFPSVTGIMAGSNRSGDLKDAQKSIPIGTILAILTTSLVYLSNVLFFGACIDGVVLRDKFGDAVKGTLVVGALSWPSPWVIVIGSFFSTCGAGLQSLTGAPRLLQAIAKDGIIPFLRVFGHGKSNGEPTWALLLTAVIAELGILIASLDLVAPILSMFFLMCYLFVNLACGLQTLLRSPNWRPRFQYYHWTLSFLGMALCLALMFISSWYYAIISMVIAGMIYKYIEYHGAEKEWGDGIRGLSLSAARFALLRLEEGPPHTKNWRPQLLVLVKLDSDLHVSQPRLLSFAYQLKAGKGLTIVGSVLLGDYLESYAEAMAAEQALKQLMEQERVKGFCQVVVAQKKREGLSHLIQSCGLGGMRHNTVIMGWPSGWRQSDDSRAWKTFITTVRICTAARQALLVAKNISLFPGSRETLAEGNIDVWWVVHDGGMLMLLPFLLKQHKVWRKCKMRIFTVAQMEDNSIQMKKDLATFLYHLRIQAEVEVVEMHDSDISAYTYERTLMMEQRSQMLRQMRLSKTDREREAQLVKDRNSMLHLTSVGSDDDDETDAIPDRVQMTWTKDKHQSVRVAQSKLMPSFQDLLSMRPDQSNVRRMHTAVKLNEVIVNKSHDAKLVLLNMPGPPRNSQGDENYMEFLEVLTEGLERVLLVRGGGTEVITIYS, via the exons ATGCCACATTTCACCGTCACAAAAGTGCCTGATCCGGAGGATGAGACCGAAGCGGCGAGCTCAATGTCCATCAGAGAAGGAGGGCTCTGGGGGGCTG ATCGAAGTCAAACGTCAGTAACAGAGGAGAACAGCAAGTTGCTAG AGATTGATCGGTGGAAGAACTCCACTCCTTATCAGAATCACAGTGAAGAGGGAGAAGACTCGTATGACCGAAATCTGGCATTGTTTGAG GAGGAAATGGACACACGTCCCAAAGTCTCCTCTCTGCTTAATCGCTTAGCCAATTACACCAACCTCCCTCAGGGTGCAAGAGAACATGAAGAAGAGAGTGAGGGCAAAAAGAAGCCaatgaag GCACCTCGAATGGGCACAATTATGGGTGTTTACCTGCCTTGCCTGCAAAACATATTTGGAGTCATCCTTTTTCTTCGTCTCCCATGGGTAGTGGGTACTGCTGGCATCCTACATTCATTTTCTATTGTgtttgcctgctgctgctgt ACAATGCTCACAGCTATCTCTATGAGTGCAATTGCAACAAATGGGGTAGTACCAG ctgGAGGTTCATACTTTATGATTTCCCGGGCTCTTGGACCAGAATTTGGTGGAGCTGTTGGTCTTTGCTTCTATCTAGGTACAACTTTTGCTACAGCCATGTATATACTGGGAGCCATAGAGATATTCCTG GTGTACATTGCTCCACAGGCAGTCATTTTCGAAAGTGAAGGAGTGGTAGAGAACTCGGCTGCTATGCTGAATAACATGCGGGTTTATGGCACTGGATTTCTCCTTCTCATGTCTATTATTGTCTTCGTGGGTGTACGCTATGTGAACAAGCTGGCATCCGTGTTTCTGGCCTGTGTCATACTGTCTATACTGGCTATCTATGCAGGGGCACTGAAATCTGCCTTTGCACCTCCTAATTTCCC TGTTTGCTTGCTTGGAAACAGAACCCTCTCCAGGCTTGAGTTTAGCACTTGTGCCAAGATTAAGGAGATGGAGAATACAACATCCCCATCTGACTTGTGGGACCGTTTCTGTCACCCGCCTGGGTTCTTGAACGGGACATGTGATGAATATTTTGCCCACAATAATGTCACAGAAGTTCAGGGAATTCCAGGCTTGAGCAGTGGCATTATTGCTG AAAACCTTTGGAGCAATTATCTGCAGAAGGGAGATATTATAGAAAAAGGGTCTTTACCCTCATCAGATTCGGTGGGCTCTCCTTCCAGCAGTTATGTTCTGGCTGACATTACAACGTCTTTCACACTCCTTGTTGGCATCTTTTTCCCATCTGTTACAG GAATTATGGCCGGCTCTAACCGCTCTGGTGACCTCAAGGATGCTCAAAAATCCATTCCCATTGGCACCATCCTTGCAATACTTACAACTTCTTTAGTCT ATTTGAGTAATGTCCTTTTCTTTGGAGCCTGTATTGATGGAGTGGTACTCCGAGATAA GTTTGGAGATGCAGTAAAGGGAACCCTTGTGGTAGGTGCGCTCTCCTGGCCGTCACCATGGGTCATTGTGATTGGATCTTTTTTCTCGACGTGTGGAGCTGGACTGCAGAGTCTGACGGGGGCCCCTAGATTGTTGCAGGCTATTGCTAAGGATGGAATTATCCCCTTTCTGCGG GTGTTTGGACATGGAAAAAGTAACGGAGAACCTACTTGGGCATTGCTTCTCACTGCTGTGATTGCTGAGTTGGGAATCCTCATTGCCTCTTTGGATCTGGTAGCACCAATCTTATCAAT GTTTTTCCTCATGTGTTATCTTTTTGTAAACCTGGCTTGTGGATTACAGACCCTGCTTCGATCTCCTAACTGGCGTCCCCGCTTTCAGTATTACCACTG GACTTTATCTTTCTTGGGTATGGCACTTTGTCTGGCTCTGATGTTCATCTCCTCCTGGTATTATGCTATCATCTCCATGGTGATTGCAggaatgatctacaagtacatagAGTATCATGG AGCTGAAAAAGAATGGGGAGATGGGATACGAGGACTTTCTCTGAGCGCAGCACGTTTTGCTTTACTGCGACTGGAGGAAGGACCACCACACACTAAAAACTGGAG ACCTCAGCTCCTTGTTTTGGTTAAGCTAGACTCTGATCTCCATGTGTCGCAGCCACGTCTGCTCTCTTTTGCCTATCAGTTGAAGGCTGGGAAAGGTTTAACCATTGTTGGATCGGTTTTGCTTGGAGATTACTTGGAGAGCTATGCTGAAGCAATGGCAGCCGAGCAG GCACTGAAGCAGCTAATGGAGCAGGAACGAGTGAAAGGCTTCTGCCAGGTGGTGGTCGCACAAAAGAAAAGAGAAGGTCTGTCCCACCTCATCCAGTCTTGTGGTCTTGGAGGAATGAGACACAACACCGTAATCATGGGCTGGCCAAGTGGGTGGAGGCAAAGTGATGACTCTCGGGCCTGGAAAACATTCATTA CCACCGTGCGTATCTGTACAGCTGCTCGCCAGGCTCTGCTTGTGGCGAAGAACATCTCTTTATTCCCCGGATCACGGGAGACTCTAGCAGAGGGTAACATCGATGTGTGGTGGGTTGTACATGATGGAGGAATGCTGATGCTGCTACCTTTCCTCTTGAAACAACACAAG GTGTGGCGCAAATGCAAGATGCGTATTTTCACTGTAGCCCAAATGGAAGATAACAGCATTCAAATGAAGAAAGACTTGGCCACCTTCCTCTACCACCTACGTATCCAGGCCGAAGTAGAGGTGGTGGAGATG CATGACAGTGATATTTCAGCATACACGTATGAGCGGACACTTATGATGGAACAAAGATCTCAGATGCTACGACAAATGCGACTTTCGAAAACTGATAGAGAACGAGAG GCCCAGTTAGTGAAGGATAGGAATTCCATGCTACATCTGACTAGTGTGGGCTCTGATGACGATGATGAAACAGATGCTATTCCAGACAGAGTACAAATGACGTGGACCAAGGATAAACACCAATCTGTGCGTGTAGCCCAAAGCAAGCTAATGCCAAGTTTCCAAGACTTGCTCAGCATGCGCCC GGATCAATCAAATGTCCGGCGCATGCATACTGCTGTGAAATTAAATGAGGTCATTGTCAACAAATCTCATGATGCTAAACTGGTATTGCTGAATATGCCAGGACCACCACGCAACTCTCAGGGGGATGAAAATT
- the SLC12A6 gene encoding solute carrier family 12 member 6 isoform X1, whose product MPPKMASVRFTVTPTKIDDLGTISDTSPDLSSSSRVRFSSRESVRDASRSDAYSDSSLATTAVDPTSDRTTNPMDSGEDRSQTSVTEENSKLLEIDRWKNSTPYQNHSEEGEDSYDRNLALFEEEMDTRPKVSSLLNRLANYTNLPQGAREHEEESEGKKKPMKAPRMGTIMGVYLPCLQNIFGVILFLRLPWVVGTAGILHSFSIVFACCCCTMLTAISMSAIATNGVVPAGGSYFMISRALGPEFGGAVGLCFYLGTTFATAMYILGAIEIFLVYIAPQAVIFESEGVVENSAAMLNNMRVYGTGFLLLMSIIVFVGVRYVNKLASVFLACVILSILAIYAGALKSAFAPPNFPVCLLGNRTLSRLEFSTCAKIKEMENTTSPSDLWDRFCHPPGFLNGTCDEYFAHNNVTEVQGIPGLSSGIIAENLWSNYLQKGDIIEKGSLPSSDSVGSPSSSYVLADITTSFTLLVGIFFPSVTGIMAGSNRSGDLKDAQKSIPIGTILAILTTSLVYLSNVLFFGACIDGVVLRDKFGDAVKGTLVVGALSWPSPWVIVIGSFFSTCGAGLQSLTGAPRLLQAIAKDGIIPFLRVFGHGKSNGEPTWALLLTAVIAELGILIASLDLVAPILSMFFLMCYLFVNLACGLQTLLRSPNWRPRFQYYHWTLSFLGMALCLALMFISSWYYAIISMVIAGMIYKYIEYHGAEKEWGDGIRGLSLSAARFALLRLEEGPPHTKNWRPQLLVLVKLDSDLHVSQPRLLSFAYQLKAGKGLTIVGSVLLGDYLESYAEAMAAEQALKQLMEQERVKGFCQVVVAQKKREGLSHLIQSCGLGGMRHNTVIMGWPSGWRQSDDSRAWKTFITTVRICTAARQALLVAKNISLFPGSRETLAEGNIDVWWVVHDGGMLMLLPFLLKQHKVWRKCKMRIFTVAQMEDNSIQMKKDLATFLYHLRIQAEVEVVEMHDSDISAYTYERTLMMEQRSQMLRQMRLSKTDREREAQLVKDRNSMLHLTSVGSDDDDETDAIPDRVQMTWTKDKHQSVRVAQSKLMPSFQDLLSMRPDQSNVRRMHTAVKLNEVIVNKSHDAKLVLLNMPGPPRNSQGDENYMEFLEVLTEGLERVLLVRGGGTEVITIYS is encoded by the exons ATCGAAGTCAAACGTCAGTAACAGAGGAGAACAGCAAGTTGCTAG AGATTGATCGGTGGAAGAACTCCACTCCTTATCAGAATCACAGTGAAGAGGGAGAAGACTCGTATGACCGAAATCTGGCATTGTTTGAG GAGGAAATGGACACACGTCCCAAAGTCTCCTCTCTGCTTAATCGCTTAGCCAATTACACCAACCTCCCTCAGGGTGCAAGAGAACATGAAGAAGAGAGTGAGGGCAAAAAGAAGCCaatgaag GCACCTCGAATGGGCACAATTATGGGTGTTTACCTGCCTTGCCTGCAAAACATATTTGGAGTCATCCTTTTTCTTCGTCTCCCATGGGTAGTGGGTACTGCTGGCATCCTACATTCATTTTCTATTGTgtttgcctgctgctgctgt ACAATGCTCACAGCTATCTCTATGAGTGCAATTGCAACAAATGGGGTAGTACCAG ctgGAGGTTCATACTTTATGATTTCCCGGGCTCTTGGACCAGAATTTGGTGGAGCTGTTGGTCTTTGCTTCTATCTAGGTACAACTTTTGCTACAGCCATGTATATACTGGGAGCCATAGAGATATTCCTG GTGTACATTGCTCCACAGGCAGTCATTTTCGAAAGTGAAGGAGTGGTAGAGAACTCGGCTGCTATGCTGAATAACATGCGGGTTTATGGCACTGGATTTCTCCTTCTCATGTCTATTATTGTCTTCGTGGGTGTACGCTATGTGAACAAGCTGGCATCCGTGTTTCTGGCCTGTGTCATACTGTCTATACTGGCTATCTATGCAGGGGCACTGAAATCTGCCTTTGCACCTCCTAATTTCCC TGTTTGCTTGCTTGGAAACAGAACCCTCTCCAGGCTTGAGTTTAGCACTTGTGCCAAGATTAAGGAGATGGAGAATACAACATCCCCATCTGACTTGTGGGACCGTTTCTGTCACCCGCCTGGGTTCTTGAACGGGACATGTGATGAATATTTTGCCCACAATAATGTCACAGAAGTTCAGGGAATTCCAGGCTTGAGCAGTGGCATTATTGCTG AAAACCTTTGGAGCAATTATCTGCAGAAGGGAGATATTATAGAAAAAGGGTCTTTACCCTCATCAGATTCGGTGGGCTCTCCTTCCAGCAGTTATGTTCTGGCTGACATTACAACGTCTTTCACACTCCTTGTTGGCATCTTTTTCCCATCTGTTACAG GAATTATGGCCGGCTCTAACCGCTCTGGTGACCTCAAGGATGCTCAAAAATCCATTCCCATTGGCACCATCCTTGCAATACTTACAACTTCTTTAGTCT ATTTGAGTAATGTCCTTTTCTTTGGAGCCTGTATTGATGGAGTGGTACTCCGAGATAA GTTTGGAGATGCAGTAAAGGGAACCCTTGTGGTAGGTGCGCTCTCCTGGCCGTCACCATGGGTCATTGTGATTGGATCTTTTTTCTCGACGTGTGGAGCTGGACTGCAGAGTCTGACGGGGGCCCCTAGATTGTTGCAGGCTATTGCTAAGGATGGAATTATCCCCTTTCTGCGG GTGTTTGGACATGGAAAAAGTAACGGAGAACCTACTTGGGCATTGCTTCTCACTGCTGTGATTGCTGAGTTGGGAATCCTCATTGCCTCTTTGGATCTGGTAGCACCAATCTTATCAAT GTTTTTCCTCATGTGTTATCTTTTTGTAAACCTGGCTTGTGGATTACAGACCCTGCTTCGATCTCCTAACTGGCGTCCCCGCTTTCAGTATTACCACTG GACTTTATCTTTCTTGGGTATGGCACTTTGTCTGGCTCTGATGTTCATCTCCTCCTGGTATTATGCTATCATCTCCATGGTGATTGCAggaatgatctacaagtacatagAGTATCATGG AGCTGAAAAAGAATGGGGAGATGGGATACGAGGACTTTCTCTGAGCGCAGCACGTTTTGCTTTACTGCGACTGGAGGAAGGACCACCACACACTAAAAACTGGAG ACCTCAGCTCCTTGTTTTGGTTAAGCTAGACTCTGATCTCCATGTGTCGCAGCCACGTCTGCTCTCTTTTGCCTATCAGTTGAAGGCTGGGAAAGGTTTAACCATTGTTGGATCGGTTTTGCTTGGAGATTACTTGGAGAGCTATGCTGAAGCAATGGCAGCCGAGCAG GCACTGAAGCAGCTAATGGAGCAGGAACGAGTGAAAGGCTTCTGCCAGGTGGTGGTCGCACAAAAGAAAAGAGAAGGTCTGTCCCACCTCATCCAGTCTTGTGGTCTTGGAGGAATGAGACACAACACCGTAATCATGGGCTGGCCAAGTGGGTGGAGGCAAAGTGATGACTCTCGGGCCTGGAAAACATTCATTA CCACCGTGCGTATCTGTACAGCTGCTCGCCAGGCTCTGCTTGTGGCGAAGAACATCTCTTTATTCCCCGGATCACGGGAGACTCTAGCAGAGGGTAACATCGATGTGTGGTGGGTTGTACATGATGGAGGAATGCTGATGCTGCTACCTTTCCTCTTGAAACAACACAAG GTGTGGCGCAAATGCAAGATGCGTATTTTCACTGTAGCCCAAATGGAAGATAACAGCATTCAAATGAAGAAAGACTTGGCCACCTTCCTCTACCACCTACGTATCCAGGCCGAAGTAGAGGTGGTGGAGATG CATGACAGTGATATTTCAGCATACACGTATGAGCGGACACTTATGATGGAACAAAGATCTCAGATGCTACGACAAATGCGACTTTCGAAAACTGATAGAGAACGAGAG GCCCAGTTAGTGAAGGATAGGAATTCCATGCTACATCTGACTAGTGTGGGCTCTGATGACGATGATGAAACAGATGCTATTCCAGACAGAGTACAAATGACGTGGACCAAGGATAAACACCAATCTGTGCGTGTAGCCCAAAGCAAGCTAATGCCAAGTTTCCAAGACTTGCTCAGCATGCGCCC GGATCAATCAAATGTCCGGCGCATGCATACTGCTGTGAAATTAAATGAGGTCATTGTCAACAAATCTCATGATGCTAAACTGGTATTGCTGAATATGCCAGGACCACCACGCAACTCTCAGGGGGATGAAAATT